One Capsicum annuum cultivar UCD-10X-F1 chromosome 2, UCD10Xv1.1, whole genome shotgun sequence genomic window carries:
- the LOC107861345 gene encoding protein DETOXIFICATION 14-like: protein MEEELPQRWKSKKRWQISWNALSQELKKTSRIVAPMVAVTVFQYLLQVVSMVMVGHLGQLALSSVAIATSLTNVTGFSLLSGLVGGLETLCGQAYGAQQYHKLSTYTYTAIISLFLVCVPICVLCFFMDKLLILIGQDHSISIEARKYSIWVIPALFGGAISKPLVRYLQTQSLILPMLVSSLAVLCIHLPISWAFIFKLELGNIGAAVAFSVSSWLYVLFLAIYVKYSRSCEKSRAPFSMDAFFGIREFFRLAVPSAVMVCLKWWSLEVLTLLSGILPNPRLETSVLSICLTISTLHFTIPYGFGAAASTRVSNELGAGNPQKARVAVQVVMFLAVIETVVLSTSMFGSRHILGRAFSNDKQVVDYIASMTPLLCLSIVTDSLQAVISGIARGSGWQHVGAYINIGAFYLIAIPLAVVLGFILHFKAKGLWIGIVVGSTIQSIILSVVTSFTDWEKQAKKARERIQEGRSQEDQ, encoded by the exons ATGGAAGAGGAGTTGCCACAACGTTGGAAATCAAAAAAGAGATGGCAAATAAGTTGGAATGCTTTATCTCAAGAACTAAAGAAGACGAGTCGCATCGTTGCTCCAATGGTTGCAGTCACTGTGTTTCAGTACCTCTTGCAAGTTGTATCGATGGTGATGGTGGGACATCTTGGACAATTAGCCCTGTCTAGCGTTGCCATCGCTACTTCTCTGACTAATGTCACTGGTTTCAGCCTACTT TCAGGGCTAGTTGGTGGTTTGGAGACACTGTGTGGACAAGCATATGGAGCTCAGCAATACCACAAACTCAGTACATATACTTACACTGCTATAATCTCTCTGTTTCTTGTATGCGTGCCAATCTGTGTGTTGTGTTTTTTCATGGACAAATTGCTTATATTGATTGGACAAGATCATTCAATCTCAATTGAAGCGCGCAAGTATTCAATATGGGTAATCCCTGCTTTGTTTGGTGGTGCAATTTCTAAGCCACTAGTTAGATACTTGCAGACACAGAGCTTAATTCTTCCTATGCTTGTATCTTCCTTGGCTGTTTTATGCATACACTTGCCGATAAGTTGGGCTTTCATATTTAAATTGGAGCTAGGAAACATTGGAGCTGCTGTAGCCTTCAGTGTATCCAGTTGGCTATATGTACTATTTCTTGCAATTTATGTCAAATATTCAAGATCGTGTGAGAAGAGTCGAGCGCCTTTCTCCATGGATGCCTTCTTCGGTATTAGAGAATTCTTCCGTTTGGCAGTCCCTTCTGCTGTGATGGTTTG CCTAAAATGGTGGTCACTTGAAGTGCTTACTCTTCTATCAGGCATTTTACCAAATCCAAGACTTGAGACATCAGTGTTGTCAATATG CTTAACAATTTCCACATTGCACTTCACTATACCATATGGATTTGGAGCTGCTGCAAG taCTCGCGTTTCGAATGAATTGGGAGCTGGGAATCCTCAGAAGGCTCGAGTGGCGGTTCAGGTAGTAATGTTTCTTGCAGTAATAGAGACAGTAGTGTTAAGCACAAGTATGTTCGGAAGCAGGCATATATTGGGAAGAGCATTCAGCAACGACAAGCAAGTAGTGGATTATATTGCATCAATGACTCCTCTTCTATGTCTATCCATTGTCACAGACAGCTTACAAGCAGTCATCTCCG GTATAGCAAGGGGGAGTGGATGGCAGCATGTAGGGGCATACATAAATATAGGGGCATTTTATTTGATAGCAATTCCCTTAGCAGTGGTGTTAGGATTCATTCTACATTTTAAAGCAAAGGGCCTTTGGATTGGAATAGTGGTTGGTTCTACTATACAATCCATCATTCTATCTGTTGTTACAAGTTTCACTGACTGGGAAAAACAG GCAAAGAAGGCAAGAGAAAGGATACAAGAAGGAAGATCTCAAGAAGACCAgtga